Genomic window (Bradyrhizobium sp. 186):
CGCGGAGATCGACGAATCCTTGATTGTGTAGAGCGCGAGCGGCATCCAGGCGAGCGGCGAGATCGGCTTCAACACCTGGATGAAGGGATCGAGCGCCTTGCTCAGCAGCGGCGACATGCCGATGATGAAGCCGAGCGGGATCGCAACGAGCACGGCGAGCAAATAGCCGGTGCCGACGCGTGCGATCGAATAGGCAAGCTGGATGCCGAGCCCCTTGTCGTTCGGTCCGTTGTCATAGAACGGCCGCTTCAAATGCTCCCAGAGCTTTGCTCCGACGTCGAGCGGCCCGGGCATGGCGGATTTGCCCTGCGTCGCGGTCAGGCCCATCAGCTTGGCGTATTCTGGGGTCATCGTGGCGACGGTGCCGGTCGAGCGTGTGGCGAGATGCCAGATGCCGAGAAATGCGGCGAGCAGCGCGATGGATACGAGGCCCGCGCGGAGACGGAGCGAGGTGGTGGTCATCTCCCTCTCCCCGTTCTTACGGGGCCGAGACGAGCTTCGCTCGCTCTGAGAGCGTTGGGGTGAGGGACCTGCTTCCACGAATTCGGTAAGAGACGGACTCGCGGAGAGTCCCCCTCACCCGACCGCTGCGCGGTCGACCTCTCCCCGCAAGCGGGGCGAGGTGAAGGAAGAGCAAACTCCCTCATGACGCCTTCCTGATCTTGAAGCTCGCGACGTAATCGTCCGGCTTCGCCGGATCGAAGGTCTTGCCCATCACTGCGAACGACTTGTAGGCGCTGGCGGGCGGCGTGAGGCCCATCTCGGTCATCAGCTTCCTGGTGTCGGTCGCCAGATACACCTGCTCGGCCACCGCCTTGTAGTCGACATCGCCCTTGATCTGGCCCCAGCGCTTCATCTGCGTGAGCATCCAGACTGCAAACGACTGCCAGGGGAAGGGATCGAAATCGACGCGCTTGGCATCGGTCTTCACGCCGCCGAGACCGTCGGCATAGGTGCCGGTCAAGACCTGCTCCAGCACCGTCACCGGCGCGTTGATGTAGTTGGCGGGCGCGATCGCCTCCGCGATCTGCTTGCGGTTTTCCGCTTTCGACGCATAGGCCGTCGCATCGACGATGGCGCGGGTCAGCGCCGCAAAGCTGTTCGGCGCGGTCGTGATGAACTCGCGGCTGGCGGCGAAGCTGCAGCAGGGGTGGCCGTCCCAGATCTCCTTGGACAAGAGGTGCATGAAGCCGACGCCGTCATAGATCGCGCGCTGGCAGACGTTGTCGGGCGCGAGGAAGCCGTCAATGTTGTCGGCGCGCAGGTTCGCGACCATCTCCGGCGGCGGCACCGAGCGCAACTGCACGTCGGTGTCGGGATCGAGACCGTGCTCGGCGAGATAGTAGCGCAGCAAATAGTTGTGCATGGAGTAATCGAACGGGATCGCGAACTTCAGGCCTTTCCAGTCCTTCGGATCGCGCCTGTCCTTGTGCTTCGTCGCCAGCACGATGCCCTGCCCGTTGATGTTCTCGATCGCGGGGACGGCAAACGGAATGGCGTTGGCACCGAGGCCCAGCGAGATCGCGATCGGCATCGGCGCCAGCATATGCGCGGCGTCGTACTCCTTGTTGATGGTCTTGTCGCGGATCACGGCCCAACCGGCGGTCTTGACCACTTCGACGTTGAGGCCGTGCTTGGCATAAAAGCCGAGCGGCGCCGCCATGATGATCGGCG
Coding sequences:
- the ntrB gene encoding nitrate ABC transporter permease, whose amino-acid sequence is MTTTSLRLRAGLVSIALLAAFLGIWHLATRSTGTVATMTPEYAKLMGLTATQGKSAMPGPLDVGAKLWEHLKRPFYDNGPNDKGLGIQLAYSIARVGTGYLLAVLVAIPLGFIIGMSPLLSKALDPFIQVLKPISPLAWMPLALYTIKDSSISAIFVIFICSIWPMLLNTVFGVASVRKEWINVARTLEVGTLRRAFTVILPAAAPTILTGMRISIGIAWLVIVAAEMLVGGTGIGYFVWNEWNNLSITNVIIAILLIGIIGMLLDQILARFTRMVTFPE
- a CDS encoding CmpA/NrtA family ABC transporter substrate-binding protein: MSTFDNPFDPNRNLQAGCVCGEHRSAAEHDQASLAFGCEPVESEEKRYEGVVASAVMRAIFPQDVARRAFLKSVGASTALAALSQFFPLQTATEVFAQAGTPEKKDLKVGFIPITCATPIIMAAPLGFYAKHGLNVEVVKTAGWAVIRDKTINKEYDAAHMLAPMPIAISLGLGANAIPFAVPAIENINGQGIVLATKHKDRRDPKDWKGLKFAIPFDYSMHNYLLRYYLAEHGLDPDTDVQLRSVPPPEMVANLRADNIDGFLAPDNVCQRAIYDGVGFMHLLSKEIWDGHPCCSFAASREFITTAPNSFAALTRAIVDATAYASKAENRKQIAEAIAPANYINAPVTVLEQVLTGTYADGLGGVKTDAKRVDFDPFPWQSFAVWMLTQMKRWGQIKGDVDYKAVAEQVYLATDTRKLMTEMGLTPPASAYKSFAVMGKTFDPAKPDDYVASFKIRKAS